The Lathamus discolor isolate bLatDis1 chromosome 18, bLatDis1.hap1, whole genome shotgun sequence region CCACACTGCCAGCTCACCCAGCACTTGTGGTGACCCTTGCAATGGGCGGTGGGCCACGGCAAGGAGAGAAAATTCCACTTGCAACCCAGCACATACTGGTAATCTCCCTGGGAGGGGTAGGGTGGAGAAAACAGTAggtgggagaggagctggagtTTAAAGGCTTAGACCTATCAGTGGCCTTTTCACCTTATGTCTATAGATGAGTCTTTTATTATCCTGGCACTGGCTTGGCTGCCTCCCAGGGCTGTGCTATAAACCTGTGGCTAATAAAGAGGTTAGCTGCATAGCTGATGGCTTCTGTTTTTAACAGGCACACCGCTCCCTATGGCCTGGGGAGCCCTCCGAAGCGGCGCAAGAGATCGCTCGGCAGGTGTGAATGCTCGCACTCGAGGGACAGCATCTGTGCTGCCTTCTGCCAGGCGAAGCCTGGGTAAGCCGGGGGGTCCTGGGGGTGTCTCTGGGGGCTGCTTGGAGGGGGGTGCAAGCAGACAGAGCttaggagctggaggagctctagGGCCTCCCTGGGGATGGCTGTGCAGCTCTTAGCAAACAGCTGGAACTTGTCTAGTGGCTTTCATACCCCTCCCAAGAGGCCCTGGCAAAGTGTCGCTAGGGTGTTCCTGTTGTACAACAGTCTCTTTACCAGGTGATGTGAAGCAATGCTGCCTCCCTCTGCTGTCAGgaggctgaggaagtgtggggtGCGAAGGGGGGAGCCAGGAGAGGGGCAGGCGGAGGGTGTCAGACTCTGGCATACCGGTGTCTCCTGCATGGCTTAGGtggaggaggctgcaggagaggaggacTGATGTGAGCTGGGAATTGGAAGTCGAATATCGTCCCTAGCCAGCTCTCTTCTTAGTGCCCATGGGCTTTCAGTTGTCTTGCTTCAGCCAGCGGCATAGAGGAGTTCTTACACTGTAGGGAGGTGGGGAGCAAAGTCATTGTAGAGATCTGTCACTGATTTCATAGCAAGGCAATAGCCAAACTCCTCAGTCATTACATATGACTGTGAATAGAGTGAGGTCTGACAGAAGGGGATGGCAGGAACAGTGAGCTCTGAATAGCTCTTAAAAAGCTGCAATTAACCCTTCAAAAACGTTCATTCAGCTGTCTTAGTCTGTCACACTCCCCCGGTGCCTACCATCACATGGCTGGATGTGAGTGGCTCACGCATCTCCTCTTGCTGATTAGGTACCTTCAGAGTCTGAAGCTCCCAGTGAGCTCTGGAGCATCAGTGAAgtctctgcagagcagtggtGTGAGGCCTTCCCATCATGGCCTGCTGAGAGCTCTCAGGTAAGCATGCCACTTAACCCCACTTTGAACATCCTTCATGAGCACCTTAAGATCTGCTTTTGAGACCCAGACTGTGGGTACCACTTGGATTTGACCTGACTTCACCCTCTTGTCTCCCTTTAAATGAATAGACTTGACTGGTTTTGCTCTCTAGAATTGAAAGCTAACAGCTGAGGGAACCAGGGTTGGTTGTGTCCTTCCAAAACTAGAGGAATATCACATAAAATGTGATTCTTGGAGTTGGAAGTTCCTCTGAAATGGAATGGGTGACATACAAGAAGGGGAGGGGCAGCAATCAGGTAGGAACTGATTGGTTGGGCAGCAACTTTAGACCAGAAGCTTTTCTCACATCAGTGAGTTGAACATAAATTAAAGGGAGTTGACATGTTGAAGGACACGTTGATCTGTTGGTAGCAGTTAAATCAGATGCAATGGGAACACTTTCTGAAAGGCAGAACTGGGGAAGCATCACTGGGGTCacaccctgctgcagggctcctTGAATCCTCTGTCACCGTTGGAAAGGGGATACTGGACTGGATGGATCTCAGCTGTGGCTTAATACAGCTGCAGCTAGAAATtatccctcctccttccccatctTCTGCCTCAGAATGTGTCTTGGCAAGGGGTGTATTGATGTCATACTGCAGGATGTTGCTGTGTAGTAAAGGGACTGGAGAATGACCATCGTGCCTCTTTTCTGATTCCAGGGATCTTGCCATCTCCAGCCTGCAGTTCAGCCAGCATCAGCAGCGTTCCCGGAGGAGCGCACAGCCAACAGTTTTGCCttggaagaaaaacatctgGAAGAAGAAGAGATAAGGAACAGGTGCATACCAAGTTCACCAGAAGAATCTGGGAGTCCTGTGGGTGCCACTAACTCCGCTGTCGGTAGTTAGAGCTGAAGGAAAGGCCATGAGTGGAAGTGGGAAGAAGTGGAAGTCTCCATGCTCCTGTTGCGTGAACCAGTACTGAATGCACTCCAGAGACTGTTGTAAAGGGAAAACTCTCTCTCTATACAGTCCATAGATGTGTCGTGGAGCTGAATTGTGCCTTTTTGGATCAGGCAAGGGTCTTGCTGGAGGAGTACTAGCTTAACTCTGCACTGGAGTCTTAGGCAGAGGGTCAGCCCCTGCTGGGCAGTTTAATCACATAGAAACCAGGCGGCTCCGTGCACTTCTGGACCTGGCAGCACTGGGCCTGTATCTCTGGCCTGGTTTGCTCTGCCTTTGAGCCATGTCCAGGCATGGCCCCAGCTTGGCCCCAGTCAGAGGTGGTTTGGCTGGTCATTATAGACAGGGATAAGCTACCTCCAGTGCGAGCCCACCTTTGCACTTTCTTCTCTTACTTGCCAGGCAGTGCGATGTGCATGTGAATGAGACTCCCATGGTAAAACAGCTCCCAGTTAATTAAAACAAGTGTATCATCTAGAAGCCCGAAAGCCAACTGAGCAGTCAGTGGCGTTCCTTGGCTGAGGAATTCACTGAAGGTCCGTCCTTAAGTGGCTCTTCTTTAGGTGGAGGATAGCTTGCTTACACTGGAGCTTGCATCAAATCCAAGCATGACCCCTGCtacccagcacagcagcagccggGGGAAGGCTGAAACAGAGCTGCATTTCTGCAGGATCCCCATGCATGTAGTCTGGGGGAGGGAGCCCACTGGGTCTGAGCAGGTCTGGATGAGTTCACTGTCTCATCTCCTTGGACATACCCTTAACGGGGTAGAGTAAGTCCAGCTTTTAACCCAGTATCCCAGCTTTCTCTCAGCTCTGCCTGAAAGGAAAGGCCAGGGCAGAGAAGATGGGTGGTGGGAAAATAGCACGCAAAGGCTTGCTTGCTTCTTTGCTTAGATCAGGTCTTGGAGTCTGACTCTATATAATTAATGACCAGTATATGGGTAGCATGTCACTATGAGAAGTTAACC contains the following coding sequences:
- the EDN2 gene encoding endothelin-2 yields the protein MPSHPAGALLLVLALGALLEDGMGHPPLESPLAAHPRTKRCSCNSWLDKECIYFCHLDIIWVNTPGHTAPYGLGSPPKRRKRSLGRCECSHSRDSICAAFCQAKPGYLQSLKLPVSSGASVKSLQSSGVRPSHHGLLRALRDLAISSLQFSQHQQRSRRSAQPTVLPWKKNIWKKKR